The Estrella lausannensis genome window below encodes:
- the lysS gene encoding lysine--tRNA ligase — translation MTKKPEYHDHDEFQIRFRKIEELKTLGIDPYPHHFTPTASAEKLQEQFGAKQIGGSEEAAAGSTESAAIAGRLVLFRPMGKNIFAQIQDESGRFQVMFNRDLTTLTGLNMEAAEGQTPLKILEKKLDIGDIIGVKGHLFHTQKGELTLFVKEATILCKTLLPLPEKHSGLHDKELRYRKRWLDLIANSEVKDTFLKRSQIFKTIRSFMDAHEFTEVETPILQSVYGGAEARPFVTKLNALDQEMFMRISLEIPLKKLIIGGIKRVFEIGKCFRNEGIDRSHNPEFTLMEAYAAYWDYNDMMDFVEKLYEKIALEIHGTTKLRVQRYDTKEEIDIDVKAPWIRLTMKESILKYGSIDVNNKTDDELREMLKKSGHIDEKKLPKLARGLLIQAMFEVFAEPHLIQPHHIIDHPIETTVLCKPHRHPAHREDGMIERFESFILGGEICNAYTELNDPVLQRTLLEGQQDRRDKGDEEAAPLDEEFIEAICQGMPPTAGVGIGLDRLVMLFTNSHSIRDVLYFPWMKPQS, via the coding sequence ATGACAAAAAAACCCGAATACCACGACCACGATGAATTTCAGATCCGCTTCCGAAAGATCGAAGAGTTAAAAACCCTCGGGATCGATCCTTACCCTCACCACTTCACCCCAACGGCCTCGGCAGAAAAGCTTCAGGAGCAATTCGGAGCCAAGCAGATTGGCGGCAGCGAAGAGGCAGCGGCCGGATCTACAGAATCAGCTGCTATCGCCGGGAGACTCGTTCTTTTCCGTCCGATGGGAAAAAACATCTTCGCCCAGATCCAAGATGAGTCGGGACGCTTTCAGGTCATGTTCAACCGCGACCTTACCACTCTGACCGGGTTGAATATGGAAGCTGCAGAAGGGCAAACGCCTCTGAAAATACTGGAAAAGAAGCTCGACATCGGCGATATCATCGGCGTGAAGGGCCACCTCTTCCACACACAGAAAGGCGAGCTGACCCTTTTCGTGAAAGAGGCGACCATTCTCTGCAAAACCCTTCTTCCCCTGCCGGAAAAACACTCGGGCCTGCACGACAAGGAACTCCGCTACAGAAAGCGCTGGCTCGACCTGATCGCCAACTCTGAGGTAAAAGATACTTTCCTAAAGCGCTCCCAGATATTCAAAACCATCCGCTCCTTCATGGATGCCCATGAGTTCACCGAAGTGGAAACCCCGATTCTGCAATCAGTTTACGGAGGTGCTGAAGCGAGGCCTTTCGTGACGAAACTTAATGCTTTGGATCAAGAGATGTTCATGCGCATATCGCTTGAAATCCCTTTGAAGAAGCTAATCATCGGCGGTATCAAGCGTGTCTTCGAAATCGGCAAATGCTTTAGAAATGAAGGAATAGACCGCAGCCACAATCCGGAATTCACCCTGATGGAGGCCTATGCGGCCTATTGGGACTACAACGACATGATGGATTTCGTGGAGAAGCTCTATGAAAAAATCGCCCTTGAAATTCATGGCACTACCAAACTCCGCGTTCAGCGTTATGACACGAAAGAAGAGATCGATATCGATGTGAAGGCACCTTGGATTCGCCTGACCATGAAAGAGAGTATCCTCAAATACGGCTCCATCGACGTCAACAACAAGACTGACGACGAACTCAGGGAGATGCTTAAGAAGAGCGGACATATCGATGAGAAGAAGCTTCCGAAGCTCGCGCGCGGACTCCTCATCCAGGCAATGTTTGAGGTATTTGCCGAGCCCCACCTCATCCAGCCGCACCACATCATCGACCATCCGATAGAAACAACCGTTCTTTGCAAACCGCATCGACACCCGGCTCACCGGGAAGACGGAATGATCGAAAGATTTGAAAGCTTCATCTTGGGTGGCGAGATCTGCAACGCGTATACCGAACTGAACGACCCTGTACTGCAACGGACCTTACTCGAAGGTCAGCAAGATCGTCGCGACAAAGGGGACGAAGAGGCAGCACCTCTTGATGAAGAGTTCATTGAAGCGATATGCCAGGGCATGCCCCCGACAGCAGGTGTTGGAATCGGTTTGGACAGACTGGTGATGCTCTTCACCAATTCCCACTCAATCAGGGATGTTCTCTACTTCCCCTGGATGAAGCCGCAAAGCTAG
- the cysS gene encoding cysteine--tRNA ligase — MKTPLSFFNTLTRKKEPLKTVKEGEVTLYTCGPTVYNYAHIGNFRCYMFEDTLRRTIKLCGYRLKHVMNITDVDDKTIKGAIKEGVSLEQYTEKYTNAFFNDLDALNIERADAYPKATAYIDEMVRLIEILIEKQVAYKGGDGSIYFAIEKFPGYGKLSHLHLDELKAGASDRVHHDEYEKDHAADFVLWKAYDEERDGPLYWDSPFGKGRPGWHIECSAMAMKLLGDSIDIHCGGVDNMFPHHENEIAQSEACTGCSFAGMWLHAEHLIVDGKKMSKSLGNFFTLRDLLEKGYSGRQIRYLLMQTHYRTQLNFTMQGLDAAQHSLARLDAFVDRLESIDEKDSGYAVEELLGKAELEFKNHLADDLNISAALATLFDLVREINALIDQGKIGLKEAQNTLSLLKLFDGALGVLKFQLKAEVPKELEEALENRAKARQNKDWKRADEIRDFIHSKGYIIEDSPKGAKLKKVEAAHG; from the coding sequence ATGAAGACCCCCCTTTCTTTTTTCAATACGCTGACTCGAAAAAAAGAACCGCTGAAGACTGTGAAGGAAGGAGAAGTAACGCTCTACACCTGCGGCCCGACCGTTTACAACTATGCGCATATCGGTAATTTCCGCTGCTACATGTTTGAAGACACCCTGCGACGTACGATCAAGCTGTGCGGTTATCGGCTCAAACACGTCATGAACATTACCGACGTCGATGACAAGACAATCAAGGGCGCGATTAAGGAAGGGGTTTCTCTTGAACAGTATACAGAAAAATACACGAATGCGTTTTTTAACGACTTAGACGCCCTCAATATCGAAAGGGCGGACGCCTATCCCAAAGCGACGGCCTATATCGACGAGATGGTGCGCTTGATAGAGATCTTGATTGAAAAGCAAGTCGCCTATAAGGGCGGAGATGGAAGCATCTACTTCGCAATTGAGAAGTTTCCCGGCTATGGCAAACTATCACACCTGCATTTAGATGAGCTCAAGGCGGGCGCTTCCGACCGCGTCCACCACGACGAGTATGAAAAAGATCATGCGGCGGACTTTGTGCTCTGGAAAGCTTACGATGAAGAGCGGGATGGGCCCCTTTATTGGGATAGCCCCTTCGGTAAGGGAAGGCCGGGCTGGCATATCGAATGCAGCGCCATGGCGATGAAGCTTCTCGGTGATAGCATCGACATTCATTGTGGCGGGGTCGACAATATGTTTCCTCACCATGAAAATGAAATCGCCCAGTCTGAAGCGTGCACAGGGTGCTCTTTTGCAGGCATGTGGCTCCATGCCGAGCACCTGATTGTCGATGGCAAAAAGATGTCCAAAAGCCTTGGCAACTTCTTTACTTTGCGAGACCTTTTGGAAAAAGGATACAGCGGGCGGCAAATTCGCTATCTTTTGATGCAAACACACTATCGGACCCAGCTCAATTTTACAATGCAGGGACTGGATGCTGCCCAGCACAGCCTGGCAAGGCTGGATGCTTTTGTGGACCGTCTTGAGTCGATTGATGAAAAGGACTCCGGCTATGCTGTTGAAGAACTGCTTGGGAAGGCTGAGCTGGAGTTTAAAAACCATCTGGCTGACGACCTCAATATTTCCGCGGCTCTCGCCACGCTTTTCGATCTCGTACGGGAGATCAACGCTCTTATCGATCAAGGTAAGATCGGTTTGAAAGAGGCGCAAAATACTCTGTCTCTTCTGAAGCTTTTTGATGGAGCTCTTGGTGTGCTGAAGTTTCAGTTGAAAGCCGAGGTGCCGAAGGAGCTGGAAGAGGCTTTGGAAAACAGGGCTAAGGCACGTCAGAACAAAGACTGGAAGAGAGCGGATGAAATCCGCGATTTTATACATTCCAAGGGGTATATCATTGAAGATAGCCCTAAAGGCGCGAAGTTAAAAAAGGTCGAGGCTGCTCATGGGTAA
- a CDS encoding DMT family transporter: protein MNWLVLLLAGLFEVGFTTCLKLSEQFTKPLPTIGFILFAGASFYALSYSIKTIPIGTAYAIWTGIGAFGTAIIGINCFGEPMDAARLFFLFLLIFSLVGLKLVS, encoded by the coding sequence ATGAACTGGTTAGTTCTTTTATTAGCAGGACTTTTTGAAGTGGGGTTTACAACCTGCCTGAAGCTCTCGGAGCAGTTCACCAAACCGCTTCCAACCATCGGGTTTATCCTTTTCGCGGGAGCAAGCTTCTATGCGCTATCCTATAGCATCAAGACAATTCCCATCGGAACGGCCTACGCCATCTGGACGGGAATCGGCGCTTTCGGAACCGCAATCATCGGAATCAATTGCTTCGGCGAGCCGATGGATGCGGCCCGCCTGTTTTTTTTGTTCCTGCTTATCTTCTCGCTGGTCGGGCTTAAGCTGGTTTCTTAA
- a CDS encoding AMP-binding protein produces the protein MRKLIEYFFIVFFRLILSFRYRIRFKGLDKLSKEALKKPGGVLFLPNHPSVFVDPISVALGIWPRFPIRPMIVEYFYYQPIVHVLMKFVRALPVPNFDVGSNSLKRKKSEEVVQEVIKDLKKGDNFLIYPAGRTKQTAFEAIGGASAVHRIVQEAPEANIVLVRTKGLWGSMFSRAFIGKAPPLFPTLLQGVKYVLMNLIFFTPRREIIVEFELPPADFPYKASRLEFNRWLERWYNKPDGLTTQVGAYPGDSLVLIPYTIWSKKLPEPWKQDKELSKEFDIEKIPVEIQEKIILEIAKITEMKAGDIKPEMAFDTDLGMDSLDVAELISFIQDYYDLKSVNPLEMTTVGRAMAIAAKIYVCQEEPPQVVGADSKKWFKKVPREKLRIPEGQTIPEAFLNISKEKGSRVICADERAGILTYKDLRMRVILLAEYIKTLPGEYVGIMLPASVAAMATILATQLAGKVPLLVNWTVGPRHLDAVVNLSNVQVVLSSWTFLDRLENVDLHAVEDRLVMLEDVRRKFSLKDKLKALFLSKLSAKTVIKSIGSDKRTKDDKAVLLFTSGTENLPKGVPLTHNNILSNLRDAPTVLDFYSDDIFLSILPPFHAFGFTASGLFPLLAGFKVFYSPDPTDGSKLARLSKEWKATLLCGAPTFLKGILKSGTPEHFESLRICVTGAEKAPPELFRLSEKIGKRDAVVEGYGITECSPILTANRMGEEHVGVGRPLDSVELLVVHPETYEVIDQATQGLILARGPNVFSGYLNPAQASPFVEVQGKQWYKTGDLGHIDAKGNLIISGRQKRFVKIGGEMISLASIEDALLEAAHTKGWPISDEKPSLAVCAKEDPSLKTKIYLFTDFETTTDEVNQTLKEKGFSNLVKVSEVKVLPEIPIMGSGKIYYRELENKYLA, from the coding sequence GTGAGAAAGTTAATCGAGTATTTTTTTATCGTATTTTTTCGCCTGATCCTCTCTTTCCGATACCGCATTCGTTTCAAAGGGCTGGATAAACTGAGTAAAGAGGCTCTGAAAAAACCGGGTGGGGTGCTGTTTCTTCCGAATCACCCTTCCGTTTTTGTCGATCCGATTTCCGTCGCATTGGGCATATGGCCCCGATTTCCGATCCGCCCCATGATCGTTGAGTACTTCTACTATCAACCGATCGTCCACGTGCTGATGAAGTTTGTGCGGGCTCTTCCTGTACCCAACTTTGATGTGGGTAGCAACAGCTTAAAGCGGAAAAAAAGCGAAGAGGTTGTCCAGGAAGTGATCAAAGACTTAAAGAAAGGCGACAACTTTCTGATCTATCCGGCAGGCAGAACAAAGCAAACTGCCTTTGAAGCGATCGGCGGCGCGTCAGCCGTCCACCGTATTGTGCAGGAGGCGCCCGAGGCCAATATCGTTCTTGTGAGAACAAAGGGGCTGTGGGGAAGCATGTTCTCACGAGCCTTTATCGGCAAAGCACCGCCTCTTTTCCCCACCTTGCTTCAGGGGGTTAAATATGTTCTGATGAATTTGATTTTCTTCACCCCAAGACGGGAAATCATCGTTGAGTTTGAATTACCGCCCGCGGATTTTCCCTATAAGGCGAGCCGTCTTGAGTTCAATCGATGGCTTGAGCGTTGGTATAACAAACCCGATGGTCTAACCACGCAAGTGGGGGCTTATCCAGGCGACTCGTTAGTTTTGATCCCTTATACCATTTGGAGCAAGAAGCTGCCCGAGCCCTGGAAGCAAGACAAAGAGCTCAGCAAAGAGTTTGACATCGAAAAAATTCCGGTTGAAATTCAGGAAAAAATTATCTTGGAGATCGCCAAAATTACCGAGATGAAAGCCGGGGACATCAAGCCGGAGATGGCGTTTGATACAGATCTCGGTATGGACTCCCTTGATGTGGCTGAACTGATTTCGTTCATCCAGGACTACTACGACCTCAAGAGCGTCAACCCTCTTGAGATGACAACCGTTGGCAGGGCGATGGCCATTGCCGCAAAAATCTACGTCTGTCAAGAAGAGCCTCCCCAGGTGGTTGGGGCCGATAGCAAGAAGTGGTTCAAAAAAGTACCCCGTGAAAAACTTCGGATCCCCGAGGGGCAGACCATTCCCGAGGCATTTCTCAACATATCCAAGGAGAAAGGCTCCCGTGTGATCTGTGCTGACGAAAGGGCGGGTATTCTTACCTATAAAGACCTTCGTATGCGTGTCATTTTGCTTGCAGAATACATTAAAACACTACCAGGCGAATATGTGGGGATTATGCTTCCTGCCTCCGTTGCCGCTATGGCCACGATCTTGGCGACGCAGCTAGCCGGCAAGGTTCCGCTGCTTGTCAATTGGACAGTGGGGCCAAGGCATCTCGATGCGGTGGTCAACTTGTCAAACGTGCAGGTTGTCCTCTCGTCATGGACCTTTCTCGACAGGCTGGAGAACGTCGATCTTCATGCGGTCGAAGACAGGCTTGTCATGCTGGAAGACGTCCGGAGGAAGTTTTCACTGAAAGATAAACTGAAAGCTCTCTTTCTTTCGAAGCTTTCGGCAAAAACTGTGATAAAGTCAATCGGCTCGGATAAAAGAACCAAAGATGACAAAGCGGTACTCCTTTTTACGTCGGGCACGGAGAATCTGCCCAAGGGAGTCCCTCTTACCCATAACAACATTCTTTCCAACTTAAGGGATGCGCCGACTGTTTTGGACTTCTATTCCGATGACATCTTTTTAAGCATCCTGCCTCCATTCCACGCATTTGGCTTTACCGCATCCGGGCTTTTCCCGCTGCTTGCCGGATTTAAGGTGTTCTATTCGCCTGATCCGACCGACGGGTCGAAGTTGGCGCGTTTGAGCAAAGAGTGGAAAGCGACCCTTCTCTGCGGAGCACCTACCTTTTTAAAGGGGATCCTCAAGTCGGGCACGCCGGAGCATTTCGAATCGCTGCGTATTTGTGTGACCGGTGCCGAGAAAGCACCGCCGGAGTTATTTCGGCTGTCTGAGAAGATCGGTAAAAGAGATGCTGTCGTGGAAGGGTATGGTATCACGGAGTGTTCGCCTATCCTGACAGCCAACAGGATGGGTGAGGAGCACGTTGGTGTCGGTCGCCCCCTCGACAGTGTTGAGCTGCTCGTTGTGCATCCGGAAACGTACGAGGTGATCGATCAGGCAACGCAAGGTTTGATTTTGGCAAGAGGGCCTAATGTCTTCTCCGGTTACTTAAACCCTGCCCAGGCATCACCGTTCGTAGAAGTGCAAGGGAAGCAGTGGTATAAAACCGGCGACCTTGGACACATAGACGCGAAGGGTAACCTGATCATTTCAGGCCGTCAGAAGCGCTTTGTCAAGATCGGAGGCGAGATGATCAGCTTAGCTTCCATCGAAGATGCTCTATTAGAGGCCGCCCACACGAAGGGTTGGCCGATTTCAGATGAGAAACCGAGCCTTGCCGTTTGTGCCAAGGAAGATCCGAGCCTCAAAACCAAGATCTATCTGTTCACCGACTTTGAGACAACGACCGACGAGGTGAACCAGACGCTCAAGGAGAAAGGCTTTAGCAATCTGGTTAAAGTGTCTGAGGTCAAAGTGCTGCCGGAGATTCCCATTATGGGATCAGGGAAGATCTATTACCGCGAGCTCGAGAATAAGTACCTTGCCTGA
- a CDS encoding thioredoxin domain-containing protein, whose product MDKKSISLRTFDGWFFWIALFALLAALILTVLSVMDLCTSACVEGQKWRFFGFKFEVLGLGVFPLLILFHILSISKPLFRMLASLMIAASVGAEAWFLYVQKVLIGGFCPICVSIAFSIFVAGMAYFIRFVKESIQSSNEGSMHTWIKIFPSMGTIFLGFLAAFIGVSKINPLEAKQVSLKESIRFGSNEGPIEVYVFTDWFCPACRRVEPVFEAMIPDLKDKAPVFFVDATVHPESLNFTPYNLSFMINNKNDYFKLRKALEQLADKNDSPSDTDIQEAINPHGVQLKELAYSDVALGVKLFKKLVKQFDITQTPTVVIVNMDSKKGKKLSGYGEITKENVLKAVDSLQ is encoded by the coding sequence GTGGATAAAAAATCGATCTCATTAAGAACTTTTGACGGCTGGTTTTTCTGGATCGCGCTCTTTGCTCTTCTGGCTGCGCTTATCCTGACCGTTCTCTCTGTCATGGACCTCTGCACATCTGCCTGCGTTGAAGGCCAGAAATGGCGATTTTTTGGCTTCAAGTTCGAGGTATTAGGCCTTGGTGTGTTCCCCTTACTCATCCTTTTTCATATCTTATCGATTTCAAAGCCCCTTTTCCGAATGCTCGCTTCACTGATGATCGCAGCGAGCGTGGGGGCTGAAGCTTGGTTTCTCTATGTACAAAAAGTTTTAATCGGCGGTTTTTGCCCGATCTGCGTCAGCATCGCATTTTCTATTTTCGTGGCAGGAATGGCCTACTTTATCCGTTTCGTCAAAGAATCGATTCAATCCAGCAATGAGGGCAGTATGCATACATGGATCAAAATTTTCCCCTCGATGGGAACTATTTTTTTGGGATTTTTGGCAGCATTCATCGGGGTATCAAAAATCAATCCCCTTGAAGCCAAACAAGTTTCATTAAAAGAGAGTATCCGTTTCGGGTCTAACGAAGGCCCTATCGAAGTGTATGTGTTCACCGACTGGTTCTGTCCGGCCTGCCGCCGTGTTGAGCCCGTGTTTGAAGCGATGATTCCCGATTTGAAAGATAAGGCTCCCGTTTTCTTCGTCGATGCAACGGTACATCCTGAATCTCTCAACTTCACCCCTTATAACCTCTCGTTCATGATCAACAACAAGAACGACTACTTCAAGCTGCGTAAAGCCTTGGAACAACTCGCCGACAAAAACGACTCTCCTTCCGACACCGACATCCAGGAAGCGATCAATCCGCATGGCGTCCAGTTAAAAGAATTGGCATATAGTGATGTTGCCCTCGGCGTGAAACTCTTTAAAAAGCTGGTTAAACAGTTTGACATCACCCAAACTCCCACGGTGGTCATCGTGAATATGGATTCAAAAAAGGGCAAAAAACTCTCTGGTTATGGGGAAATCACAAAGGAGAATGTCCTCAAAGCCGTCGATTCACTCCAGTAG
- a CDS encoding efflux RND transporter permease subunit has translation MNISEPFIRRPVMTTLVMLAILLVGILSYRLLPISNLPDVNFPTISVTTRLPGASPETMANTVATPLEKQFMTIPGVLDVTSTNTLGNSNITIQFDVSKDIDLAAIDVQSAITQAKPKLPPNLPQDPVFKKANPSDTPIIYIALTSSTVAQGELYNLANTIIGQRISTVEGVAQVTVYGSPSAVRVQVDPKIISMLGLTLQDVSKALQAANQNQPTGQLDGLELSSIIQTNGQLTRASEYENVIVSFNDEGPVRVRDIGRAQDSRQNDRESEYFVDGETKEAAVVLAVLRQPGANTVRVADAIASYLPKLEKLIPGNVTMRVVFDRSESIKHSINDVEITLILAFIMVVLVIFLYLGKLKNTIIPSIAMPMSILGTFPIMYLMGYSLDNLSLLALTLAMGFIVDDAIVVLENIERMVEEGMSPLEGALEGSRQICFTIISMTLSLVAVFIPMLFMAGIIGKLFQEFSVTLTVVTLMSGVISLSLTPMLCSLFMPPRKEQHEGTLGRFSARLNERLVGWYKPLLLWALDNRWLSVATASASIVLTVLFFKILPLDFIPDDDIGFVVAYMEGMQGTSSDRMHGYQRELIDVLREQPEIESFISIASNRDYRQGLNFIRLVPQEERESSTRVIQKLMPKVAEIPGLRVYFKNVPLIDLSIGTQTKGGYQYILSGLNIEELYSQAEQLLSKMSAHPDVFQSISSDLENRTPQLFVNVLRDQAARYGVSVEGIENALSRSFSANRISLIDTPTDQFDLIVEVFRKDQYDSSTLAYTYLRNTIANPSANPASIANANQLVPMGSVATWEEGAGFNSVNHYMQFPSVTISFNVVPGVALGDALALLNELADETVKGEIDGMVKGIGQTFEEAVDSAGLLLVFSLIAIYIILGILYESFIHPFTILSTLPPAIFGGLATLWLLGMPLSLYGFLGIILLIGIVKKNGIMVVDYALEYLKKGEDARTAIVDACVVRFRPIMMTTLAAICGAIPIAYAFGPGLVSRRPLGLVIIGGLIFSQLVTLFVTPVVFLYLEELREKYGAKPRQEE, from the coding sequence ATGAATATTTCAGAACCCTTTATCAGACGACCTGTGATGACGACGCTGGTAATGCTGGCGATCCTATTGGTGGGGATTCTCTCTTACCGCCTCCTGCCGATCAGCAACTTACCCGACGTCAACTTTCCTACCATTTCTGTAACGACGCGCCTTCCCGGTGCGAGCCCCGAGACGATGGCAAATACCGTTGCGACGCCGCTGGAAAAACAGTTCATGACCATACCCGGGGTTCTTGACGTCACTTCAACCAATACCCTTGGCAACAGCAATATAACCATTCAATTCGATGTCTCTAAAGATATCGACCTGGCAGCCATCGACGTGCAGTCGGCCATCACGCAGGCCAAGCCTAAGCTACCCCCAAACCTGCCTCAGGATCCCGTTTTTAAAAAAGCAAACCCGTCCGATACGCCTATAATCTATATTGCTTTAACCTCATCTACGGTGGCTCAGGGTGAGCTCTACAATTTGGCAAACACGATCATCGGCCAGCGCATCTCCACGGTCGAGGGTGTGGCGCAAGTGACTGTTTATGGCTCTCCATCAGCGGTGCGCGTTCAGGTAGACCCTAAGATCATCTCCATGCTGGGGCTTACTCTGCAGGACGTATCCAAGGCATTGCAGGCGGCCAACCAAAATCAGCCCACAGGTCAGCTCGATGGCCTGGAGCTTTCTTCTATTATACAAACCAATGGGCAACTCACTCGCGCATCCGAGTATGAAAATGTCATCGTTTCTTTCAATGATGAAGGTCCGGTACGTGTGCGTGACATAGGGCGCGCTCAAGATAGCCGTCAAAACGACCGCGAATCGGAGTATTTTGTCGATGGAGAAACTAAAGAGGCGGCTGTGGTTTTGGCCGTACTGCGTCAACCAGGCGCCAATACCGTACGTGTGGCCGACGCGATCGCCTCCTATCTGCCAAAGCTGGAGAAGTTGATACCCGGCAATGTTACCATGCGCGTCGTCTTCGACAGGTCAGAGTCGATAAAACACTCTATCAATGACGTCGAAATCACGCTTATCCTAGCCTTTATCATGGTGGTGCTCGTGATTTTTCTCTACCTGGGCAAGCTTAAGAACACCATCATTCCGTCGATCGCTATGCCGATGTCGATCCTCGGGACGTTTCCGATCATGTACCTAATGGGATATAGTCTCGATAACCTCTCCCTACTTGCTCTCACGCTTGCGATGGGATTCATCGTTGACGATGCGATTGTTGTCTTGGAAAATATCGAACGCATGGTAGAGGAAGGAATGAGTCCGTTGGAGGGAGCGCTTGAGGGATCCCGGCAGATCTGTTTTACAATCATATCCATGACACTGTCTCTCGTCGCTGTTTTTATCCCCATGCTTTTCATGGCCGGAATTATCGGGAAACTGTTCCAGGAATTTTCTGTGACGCTGACGGTTGTGACCTTGATGTCCGGAGTCATCTCACTTTCCTTGACGCCGATGCTATGCAGCCTATTTATGCCTCCGCGCAAAGAGCAGCATGAAGGGACGCTGGGGCGCTTTTCAGCTCGCCTCAACGAACGTCTGGTGGGTTGGTACAAGCCACTTTTGCTCTGGGCTTTAGATAACCGCTGGTTGTCAGTTGCCACGGCTTCTGCCAGCATTGTTTTAACCGTCCTATTCTTTAAAATATTACCTCTCGATTTTATCCCTGATGACGATATCGGATTTGTTGTCGCATACATGGAAGGTATGCAAGGCACTTCTTCGGATCGCATGCATGGATATCAGCGGGAGTTGATCGATGTGCTTCGAGAGCAGCCGGAGATCGAAAGTTTCATTTCGATCGCGTCAAACAGGGATTATCGGCAGGGGTTGAATTTCATCAGGCTCGTCCCGCAGGAGGAAAGGGAGTCTTCGACGCGGGTTATCCAAAAGTTAATGCCTAAAGTGGCGGAGATACCGGGTCTGCGCGTCTATTTCAAGAATGTCCCTCTAATCGATTTATCGATAGGCACGCAAACAAAGGGGGGGTATCAATATATCCTCAGCGGTTTGAATATTGAGGAGCTATACAGCCAGGCGGAGCAGTTGCTTAGCAAGATGAGTGCACACCCGGATGTTTTTCAATCCATTTCGAGCGACTTGGAGAACAGAACGCCTCAGCTATTTGTCAATGTATTAAGAGACCAGGCAGCTCGGTATGGCGTCAGCGTCGAGGGGATAGAAAACGCTCTTTCCAGATCATTTTCCGCTAACCGCATTTCGCTGATCGACACGCCGACGGACCAGTTCGATCTTATCGTCGAGGTGTTCCGCAAAGATCAATATGACTCATCGACCCTTGCTTACACCTACCTGCGCAATACCATCGCAAACCCCAGCGCAAATCCAGCCAGCATCGCCAACGCGAACCAGTTGGTACCCATGGGGTCTGTAGCTACCTGGGAAGAGGGAGCGGGTTTCAACAGCGTCAACCACTATATGCAGTTTCCTTCTGTTACCATTTCATTCAATGTCGTGCCGGGAGTAGCTCTCGGGGATGCTTTAGCTTTGCTTAACGAATTGGCAGACGAGACAGTCAAAGGCGAGATCGATGGTATGGTCAAGGGGATAGGGCAAACTTTTGAAGAGGCAGTGGACTCGGCAGGTTTGCTCCTTGTCTTTTCATTGATCGCGATCTATATCATCTTGGGAATTTTGTATGAGAGCTTCATCCACCCTTTCACGATTTTATCGACTCTGCCTCCAGCCATATTCGGCGGTCTTGCGACACTGTGGCTGCTCGGGATGCCGTTATCGCTCTATGGCTTTTTAGGTATCATTTTGCTTATTGGCATAGTGAAGAAAAACGGGATCATGGTTGTGGACTATGCTCTTGAATATCTTAAAAAGGGGGAAGATGCCCGCACGGCTATAGTCGATGCCTGTGTTGTGCGCTTTAGGCCCATCATGATGACAACGCTCGCTGCAATCTGCGGAGCGATCCCGATCGCCTATGCTTTTGGTCCGGGCCTTGTCAGTCGCCGTCCTTTAGGTCTTGTTATCATCGGAGGATTGATCTTTTCACAGCTCGTGACGCTATTTGTCACTCCGGTGGTATTTCTCTATCTTGAAGAGCTGCGAGAGAAATACGGGGCAAAACCGCGTCAAGAAGAGTAG